In a genomic window of Thiosocius teredinicola:
- a CDS encoding tetratricopeptide repeat protein, whose amino-acid sequence MNVVRMVIGAAVCATLLAACGGSAEKPETPPTEQQSLDRSARLAFAQGRYDQAASLYEAALLAALKEDAPQAIVDARFNLALCQTYQGQYAEALDQLEQAEAERLRRGVVGEGSIELLRGTIHYRSGQLDKARLVLQTLLVGDNGSAATATKAHFVLGLIAADQGDIKDLSTHLNAIGADAVQASATDRLELTALLSALQGEADQALAQLEQVARLRRDERDYRGMVRVLAKAGDVAEHAQRIQSAGRYLLRAGRSAAQRREPETRGWLERAEQLASRAGDTETAREARELLNGLEDKAATSR is encoded by the coding sequence ATGAATGTTGTCCGCATGGTGATCGGCGCCGCGGTGTGCGCAACCTTACTGGCCGCATGCGGCGGCTCTGCCGAGAAACCCGAGACACCGCCGACCGAGCAACAGTCGCTCGACCGTTCTGCGCGCCTGGCCTTTGCGCAGGGTAGGTACGATCAGGCCGCAAGCCTGTACGAAGCGGCGTTGCTCGCCGCATTGAAGGAAGACGCACCGCAGGCAATCGTCGATGCCCGCTTCAACCTCGCACTTTGTCAAACCTACCAGGGGCAATACGCCGAGGCGCTCGATCAACTCGAACAGGCTGAGGCGGAAAGGCTGCGTCGCGGTGTTGTCGGTGAAGGCAGTATCGAGCTGCTGCGTGGCACGATCCATTACCGAAGCGGTCAACTCGATAAGGCGCGCTTGGTGCTACAGACGCTGTTGGTCGGTGACAACGGTAGCGCCGCGACGGCGACAAAGGCGCACTTCGTGCTCGGATTGATCGCCGCGGATCAGGGCGATATCAAGGACTTGAGCACGCATCTCAACGCCATCGGCGCGGACGCCGTGCAGGCGTCGGCGACCGACCGGTTGGAACTTACGGCATTGCTCAGCGCCTTGCAGGGCGAGGCCGATCAGGCCCTGGCCCAGCTCGAACAGGTTGCGCGTTTGCGTCGGGACGAGCGCGATTACAGGGGGATGGTGCGCGTGCTGGCGAAAGCCGGCGACGTGGCCGAGCATGCGCAACGTATTCAGTCGGCGGGGCGTTATCTGCTACGAGCCGGGCGCAGCGCCGCGCAACGCCGCGAGCCGGAAACACGTGGCTGGCTGGAGCGTGCTGAACAGCTGGCTTCGCGGGCGGGCGATACTGAAACGGCGCGTGAGGCCCGCGAACTGTTGAATGGCTTGGAAGACAAGGCGGCGACGAGCCGCTGA
- a CDS encoding slipin family protein, whose product MMMFKHFVVAQHERALLYRDRQLVAVLAPGVHRYFDPTGRISATVFDLSQTEFADANADLLMKTSGDLLDGYLMQVLMGDHEVGLVYRDDTFVTALAPGERKVFWKLPHQLRVERVAVDTELQVAKQLVDAIVRTKGGVVSRALMPFVYSAEVADNQVGLLFVDGEMAQALKPGYYVYWAVKRRVVVEPYDTRIQAMEVQGQEILTRDKVSLRVNLGAQYRVADAVKARADLQQPIEWLYRELQFALRQAVGSRDLDKLLEDKERVDHEVFEKVVATAAEHGFDLRSVGIRDVILPGDMKDILNQVVQAEKAAQANVIKRREETAATRSLLNTAKLMDENPTLLRLKELETLEKVTEKVDRLTVFGGLDGVLKDTVKINV is encoded by the coding sequence ATGATGATGTTCAAGCATTTTGTGGTCGCTCAGCACGAACGCGCCTTGCTGTACCGTGACCGTCAGTTGGTCGCCGTGCTTGCACCGGGCGTACACCGCTACTTCGACCCGACCGGTCGGATTTCGGCAACTGTGTTCGACCTGTCGCAGACCGAATTCGCGGATGCCAACGCGGACCTGTTGATGAAGACCTCGGGCGACTTGCTCGACGGTTACCTGATGCAGGTCTTGATGGGTGATCACGAGGTCGGCCTGGTGTACCGCGACGACACCTTCGTTACGGCATTGGCGCCGGGCGAGCGCAAGGTGTTCTGGAAGTTGCCGCACCAGTTGCGTGTTGAACGCGTTGCGGTCGACACCGAGCTGCAGGTGGCCAAGCAATTGGTCGATGCGATTGTGCGTACCAAAGGTGGCGTCGTGTCGCGTGCATTGATGCCGTTCGTCTACAGCGCCGAAGTGGCGGACAACCAGGTTGGCCTGTTGTTTGTCGACGGTGAGATGGCACAGGCATTGAAGCCGGGTTATTACGTGTACTGGGCGGTCAAACGCCGTGTGGTGGTTGAGCCGTACGATACCCGTATCCAGGCCATGGAAGTGCAGGGCCAGGAGATCCTGACCCGCGACAAGGTGTCGCTGCGGGTGAACCTCGGTGCACAGTACCGTGTGGCCGATGCGGTGAAGGCACGCGCTGATCTGCAACAGCCGATCGAATGGCTGTACCGTGAACTGCAGTTTGCGTTGCGCCAGGCGGTGGGTTCGCGCGATCTCGACAAACTGTTGGAAGACAAGGAACGTGTCGACCACGAAGTGTTCGAGAAGGTGGTGGCCACGGCTGCAGAGCACGGTTTCGATCTGCGTAGCGTGGGTATCCGCGACGTCATCCTGCCGGGTGACATGAAGGATATCCTGAACCAGGTCGTGCAGGCCGAAAAAGCCGCTCAGGCGAACGTCATCAAGCGACGTGAAGAAACGGCAGCGACCCGTTCGCTGTTGAACACGGCAAAGCTGATGGACGAGAACCCGACCTTGCTGCGCCTGAAAGAGTTGGAAACGCTCGAGAAGGTGACCGAGAAGGTCGATCGCCTGACCGTGTTTGGTGGTCTCGACGGCGTGTTGAAAGACACGGTCAAGATCAATGTTTAA
- a CDS encoding MlaD family protein: MTDIKRYRRERTFLGATVLIALVLFLFTLIKADALRELFDPGEPLRLVLPDEGLYGLTEGAKIEVLGTEAGKIQRIVIEPDQKIHAMARLSASMVPFVRGDSEAIIRKTFGVAGDSYVEITRGTGEPMDWEYAVLTARPDRAPTDSIGEIMEDVRSRVIPILEQTERTMTALADLTERLADPEGDLQGVLADINAVTGRIERGEGTLGSLLSDEGTAKELEALLLSANKAVDQLGPILEELQKTAQQVTSLSRSINAQSKDLPEISASVKSVMASLDVVMADLKKTSPELPKITRDISASTANIPVLLGMTQQTLSELEGLLRQLRNSWLIGGSGAPPPEGGRLPPSEVRP; encoded by the coding sequence GTGACCGATATCAAACGCTATCGTCGGGAGCGTACCTTCCTGGGCGCGACAGTGCTGATAGCGCTGGTGCTGTTCCTGTTCACCTTGATCAAGGCCGATGCGCTGCGCGAGTTGTTCGACCCCGGCGAACCGCTGCGCCTGGTGCTGCCTGATGAGGGGCTTTACGGCCTGACCGAAGGGGCGAAGATCGAGGTGCTGGGAACCGAGGCGGGCAAGATCCAACGCATCGTGATCGAGCCGGACCAGAAGATTCATGCGATGGCGCGCTTGAGCGCTTCGATGGTGCCATTCGTTCGGGGAGATTCTGAAGCCATCATCCGCAAGACCTTCGGTGTCGCTGGCGACAGTTATGTCGAGATTACCCGCGGCACCGGCGAGCCGATGGATTGGGAATACGCCGTATTGACGGCGAGGCCGGACCGGGCGCCGACCGACAGTATCGGCGAGATCATGGAAGACGTGCGTAGCAGGGTCATCCCAATTCTGGAGCAGACCGAGCGCACCATGACGGCGTTGGCCGATCTGACGGAGCGACTTGCCGATCCAGAAGGCGATCTACAGGGGGTGCTGGCCGACATCAACGCAGTCACCGGACGCATCGAGCGCGGTGAGGGCACCTTGGGCAGCCTGTTGAGCGACGAGGGCACCGCCAAAGAACTCGAGGCACTGTTGCTCAGCGCCAACAAGGCGGTCGACCAACTCGGTCCGATCCTCGAGGAGCTACAGAAAACCGCGCAACAGGTCACGTCCTTGTCGCGTTCGATCAATGCGCAGAGCAAGGATCTGCCGGAGATCAGTGCCAGCGTGAAGTCGGTCATGGCATCGCTCGATGTCGTTATGGCCGACCTGAAAAAGACCTCGCCGGAGCTACCTAAGATCACGCGTGACATCAGCGCGTCCACGGCGAACATCCCGGTACTGCTTGGTATGACCCAGCAGACCTTGTCGGAACTGGAAGGCTTGCTGCGTCAACTGCGCAACAGCTGGCTGATCGGTGGAAGTGGCGCGCCGCCTCCGGAGGGTGGTCGCTTGCCTCCGAGCGAGGTGCGGCCATGA
- a CDS encoding tlde1 domain-containing protein encodes MPWQYSQSTGVLTRDGRVVGTGYSGAAGVGRNNPDAERLTDVGPIPRGQYRIGAQYSHQSKGPVTMALNPVNHSAHGRMHFLIHGDSIRNPGNASQGCIILRRDIRERIANSGDAVLEIVR; translated from the coding sequence ATGCCATGGCAATACAGTCAGAGTACTGGAGTACTCACAAGGGATGGGCGCGTAGTCGGAACCGGCTATTCGGGAGCAGCTGGCGTTGGGCGAAACAATCCAGATGCCGAGCGACTGACTGACGTGGGTCCGATACCGCGAGGTCAGTATCGAATTGGGGCTCAATATTCGCATCAGTCGAAAGGGCCCGTTACTATGGCGTTAAATCCCGTCAATCACTCAGCGCATGGTCGAATGCATTTTCTCATTCACGGAGACAGTATCCGGAATCCCGGCAATGCTTCTCAAGGTTGTATTATTCTTCGGCGTGATATCCGAGAACGTATTGCCAACAGCGGTGATGCAGTT
- a CDS encoding helix-turn-helix domain-containing protein — protein MTKIHSSPSRTKDPLAIKIGKRIAQARKMAGFKSAKEFKRKLPKWPENRLSWYEAGYSMPHPNDVTTIAKLTGTSVCWIMFGLGPIRSGERDLQAVRHQNLVYLYQMAADTSQDATAAFIADLHLKPSTVIEHIDNPFKHIGDRLARKIEKAGDKPRTWLDEQHIESDGLCASFPDELRELMTIYSDMDDKQRRQLVGIARTLISH, from the coding sequence ATGACAAAAATTCATTCATCCCCTTCGCGCACCAAAGATCCTCTTGCCATAAAGATCGGCAAACGTATCGCGCAGGCACGCAAGATGGCCGGCTTCAAATCGGCGAAGGAGTTCAAACGCAAGTTGCCGAAATGGCCGGAGAACAGGCTGTCGTGGTACGAGGCAGGTTACTCCATGCCCCACCCCAACGATGTCACAACAATCGCCAAGCTCACCGGCACCTCTGTTTGCTGGATCATGTTTGGCCTCGGGCCGATTCGATCCGGCGAACGCGACCTGCAGGCAGTGCGTCATCAAAATCTCGTCTATCTGTACCAGATGGCCGCCGACACCTCGCAGGACGCCACCGCGGCCTTCATCGCCGATCTGCATCTCAAACCGTCGACGGTCATCGAGCACATCGATAACCCCTTCAAGCATATCGGCGATCGCCTGGCGCGCAAGATAGAGAAAGCCGGCGACAAACCGCGAACGTGGCTGGACGAACAACATATCGAGTCGGATGGCCTGTGCGCCTCGTTTCCCGACGAACTGCGCGAACTGATGACGATCTATTCGGACATGGACGACAAGCAGCGCCGCCAATTGGTCGGCATTGCACGCACCTTGATTTCACACTAG
- a CDS encoding P-loop NTPase family protein, with protein MLAPMTHHNTVPRLQAHGVRVAASGTWPALSFDLNVAPGELHLLRSLDVERSTALVDILLGLEQPQAGDVRFDGQAWREMSESDAFRVRGQVGRVMNRGNWLRSRTVMDNLLLPLRHHTVLPDDLLREMACDLARHFGLPGLPMLPPDDCPASDLERAACVKAFLGRPQLVFLEHPMEYADIGLLPPLMAAVQQVRRRGGAVVWFTRNRAVLEQRSIPADRRYHIVGGHLLDLERSE; from the coding sequence ATGCTTGCACCAATGACTCATCACAACACGGTGCCGCGCCTGCAGGCACATGGCGTCAGGGTGGCCGCATCCGGCACCTGGCCGGCACTGTCGTTCGATCTGAATGTTGCGCCGGGCGAACTGCATCTGCTGCGTTCGCTCGACGTCGAGCGTTCGACGGCGCTCGTGGACATTCTGCTCGGGCTTGAACAACCGCAAGCCGGCGATGTGCGCTTTGACGGACAGGCCTGGCGTGAAATGTCTGAAAGTGACGCGTTTCGCGTGCGCGGCCAGGTTGGTCGGGTGATGAACCGCGGTAACTGGTTACGCTCGCGCACGGTCATGGACAATCTCTTGCTGCCATTGCGGCACCACACAGTGCTGCCGGACGATCTGCTGCGTGAAATGGCGTGTGACCTGGCGCGCCATTTCGGTCTGCCCGGCCTGCCGATGTTGCCGCCAGACGATTGTCCCGCCAGCGATCTCGAACGCGCGGCGTGCGTCAAAGCTTTTCTGGGACGACCGCAGCTGGTGTTTCTCGAGCACCCCATGGAGTATGCCGACATCGGCCTGCTGCCGCCGTTGATGGCGGCGGTGCAACAGGTGCGCCGCCGTGGCGGGGCCGTGGTCTGGTTCACGCGCAATCGGGCCGTGCTTGAACAGCGCAGCATCCCCGCCGATCGTCGCTATCACATCGTCGGCGGGCATCTACTTGACCTGGAGCGAAGCGAGTGA
- a CDS encoding SEC-C metal-binding domain-containing protein: MSKRSKGYPSETNVKRGERIVNKDKELLEKLGRNDPCPCGSGRRFQAVLPRKEVLSTAVIARIT, encoded by the coding sequence ATGTCGAAGCGGAGTAAGGGTTATCCGTCGGAAACAAACGTGAAGCGCGGAGAACGCATCGTAAACAAAGACAAGGAACTGCTGGAAAAATTGGGTCGGAACGATCCGTGCCCGTGCGGCTCGGGCCGTAGGTTTCAAGCAGTGCTGCCTCGAAAGGAAGTCCTTTCGACAGCAGTGATCGCAAGGATTACGTAA
- a CDS encoding RtcB family protein yields the protein MPVKHTLNKGKVPVHIWTEDAESQAMTQLANIAQLPFVHHHVAAMPDVHAGIGATVGSVIPTKGAIVPAAVGVDIGCGMNALRTSLKAEDLPESLRRVRNAVEAAIPVGFDMHKNDPVKRSTITPMAKGLDVIIDKHPALARMQKKRPYDVWVRQLATLGGGNHFIELCLDEVGDVWIMLHSGSRGIGNIIGRYFINLARHDMGDQLGRLPDKDLAYFTEGAKHFEDYVEAVHWAQDYAMVNRREMMRSIISALEKYLPPFTITKEAINCHHNYVARETHFGADVYVTRKGAIRAGEGELGIIPGSMGAKSYIVRGKGNAESFCSCSHGAGRRMSRSKAKKQFSQTDLEHQTEGVECRKDSGVIDEIPGAYKDIDVVMANQTDLVEVVHTLKQVLCVKG from the coding sequence ATGCCTGTTAAACATACCCTGAACAAGGGCAAGGTGCCGGTACATATCTGGACCGAGGATGCCGAGTCGCAGGCGATGACGCAGTTGGCGAACATCGCGCAGCTGCCGTTCGTGCATCACCACGTGGCGGCGATGCCGGATGTGCATGCGGGTATCGGTGCAACCGTCGGTTCGGTGATCCCGACCAAAGGCGCGATCGTGCCGGCGGCCGTTGGTGTGGATATCGGCTGCGGCATGAACGCGCTGCGTACCTCGCTGAAGGCCGAAGACCTGCCGGAGAGCCTGCGTCGCGTGCGAAACGCGGTCGAGGCGGCAATCCCGGTCGGCTTTGATATGCATAAGAACGATCCGGTGAAGCGATCGACCATCACGCCGATGGCCAAAGGCCTGGACGTGATCATCGACAAGCATCCGGCGCTTGCGCGTATGCAGAAGAAGCGTCCGTACGATGTCTGGGTGCGTCAACTGGCGACACTCGGCGGCGGCAACCACTTTATCGAGCTGTGCCTGGACGAGGTGGGTGATGTCTGGATCATGTTGCACTCCGGTTCACGTGGAATCGGCAACATCATCGGGCGCTACTTCATCAACCTGGCGCGACACGATATGGGTGACCAGCTGGGCCGACTGCCCGACAAAGATCTGGCGTACTTCACCGAGGGTGCGAAGCACTTCGAGGACTATGTCGAGGCGGTGCATTGGGCGCAGGACTACGCGATGGTCAACCGTCGGGAAATGATGCGCTCGATCATCTCGGCACTGGAGAAGTATCTGCCGCCGTTCACGATCACCAAAGAGGCGATCAACTGCCACCATAACTATGTGGCACGTGAAACCCACTTCGGTGCCGACGTGTACGTAACGCGCAAAGGTGCGATCCGGGCCGGCGAAGGTGAGCTGGGCATCATCCCGGGCTCGATGGGCGCCAAGTCGTACATCGTGCGCGGTAAAGGCAATGCCGAGTCGTTCTGCTCGTGTTCGCACGGCGCGGGCCGACGCATGTCGCGTAGCAAGGCGAAGAAGCAGTTCAGCCAGACGGACCTGGAACACCAGACCGAGGGTGTTGAATGTCGCAAAGACAGCGGGGTGATCGACGAGATCCCCGGTGCCTATAAAGACATCGACGTGGTAATGGCGAACCAGACCGACCTGGTTGAAGTGGTACACACACTGAAACAGGTGCTGTGTGTGAAAGGCTGA